Proteins co-encoded in one Kribbella qitaiheensis genomic window:
- a CDS encoding PKD domain-containing protein: MRKSVVCLLVALVTGLAGFVVFLAPSADAVHVSQDRLVSDDPANWTPNVLDGSVKSIQQFGDRIMIGGDFSQIQSKDGTTTYTRHNLAAFNATTGLIDETFVPDPDGEVSTIIPAEDGVNAYVAGYFNNISGGGSASLAKINILTGARVGGFKAPKLNGRIKDLRLTNGRLWIAGLFTTVATIPQTGLATVNPTTGAYDPYMTLQIAGVHHGGITTVMKIDVTPDGSELVAIGNFDTISGVKHHQAFMLNLTGATAAVENWQTNFYNTACSSSFETYMRDLDIAPDGSYFVISTTGAYGGSMIACDSTARWNIDSRGSALTAKWIDNTGGDTTYAVAITGTVVYTGGHARWQNNPFAADNPGQGAVSRPGIAALDPINGLPLSWNPTRDRGVGVFDLLPTPAGLWVGSDTDRIGASEYHARIAFFPLTGGGTIPLGNTPTLPNNLFVAGRRGGNILLPTYDNTISKSSYNGTTASPLTSVPAGGITWSNNRGAFMLNGQLYAGWSNGTFDRRTFDGTTFGAPTAVNTGDLLTNMSTWHSSEQPNITGMFFNSGRIYFTRSGQSNLYYRYFTPESDVVGANVFTATGNVTGITWSTVTGMFLAGNQLYWAQSGDSTLRRMTFNPATGAPVAGTAVTLNTGGIDWRSRTLFLYQDPTGQGPNQLPTAQAAVNCTDLDCTYSSAGSSDPDGTIASYAWTFGDGGTSTDANPSHHYAAAGTYSVGLTVTDNRGGTNTKTVSKVVTHVNTLPVATFGESCNSLTCSFDGSASSDADGPIAGYAWNFGDSSTGSGATTSHTYAASGTYTASLTVTDGDGGTNTTSHQVTVTRINQGPTASFTTNCTDLGCSVDGSGSNDPDGTLTGYAWDFGDSTTGSGVTTSHTYAAAGTYTIGLTVTDNDGATASTTKSVAVVDPAKSVDFVGASRVNGNAAAFTNTVPAAVTAGDTLLLFFSDNDPLPTVNGPAGWTQVETVGSTNQNGRLWRKTATATDAGTAVAVTTSAATKADATLLAYRGAASISNSATGSETLTQAAHTTPTLTTATVGGRLVSYWAEKSSLTTTLSTPAGTTSRATSTGAGSGRITALAVDSNSPVVPGTVGGLTSTADSTSSKALMFTVVLAPN; this comes from the coding sequence GTGCGTAAGTCTGTTGTCTGTCTGCTCGTAGCTCTGGTCACAGGGCTGGCGGGCTTCGTGGTCTTCCTGGCGCCGTCGGCCGATGCCGTCCACGTCAGCCAGGACCGCCTGGTCAGCGACGATCCGGCCAACTGGACGCCCAACGTGCTGGACGGATCGGTCAAGTCGATCCAGCAGTTCGGCGACCGGATCATGATCGGTGGAGATTTCTCCCAGATCCAGTCCAAGGACGGGACGACCACCTACACCAGGCACAACCTGGCCGCGTTCAACGCGACCACCGGTCTGATCGACGAGACCTTCGTGCCCGACCCGGACGGTGAGGTCTCGACGATCATCCCGGCCGAGGACGGGGTGAACGCCTACGTCGCTGGATACTTCAACAACATCTCCGGTGGCGGTTCGGCCAGCCTGGCCAAGATCAACATCCTGACCGGTGCCCGGGTCGGCGGCTTCAAGGCGCCGAAGCTGAACGGCCGGATCAAGGACCTGCGGCTGACGAACGGGCGGCTCTGGATCGCAGGCCTGTTCACCACCGTGGCCACCATTCCGCAGACCGGACTGGCGACCGTCAATCCGACCACGGGTGCCTACGACCCGTACATGACGCTACAGATCGCCGGCGTGCACCACGGCGGCATCACCACCGTGATGAAGATCGACGTCACGCCGGACGGCAGCGAGCTCGTTGCCATCGGCAACTTCGACACCATCTCCGGGGTCAAGCACCACCAGGCGTTCATGCTGAACCTGACCGGTGCCACGGCAGCCGTCGAGAACTGGCAGACGAACTTCTACAACACCGCCTGCTCGAGCAGCTTCGAGACCTACATGCGTGACCTCGACATCGCGCCGGACGGCTCGTACTTCGTCATCTCCACCACCGGCGCGTACGGCGGCTCGATGATCGCCTGTGACTCGACCGCGCGGTGGAACATCGACTCCCGTGGCTCCGCGCTGACGGCCAAGTGGATCGACAACACCGGCGGCGACACGACGTACGCGGTCGCCATCACCGGCACGGTGGTCTACACCGGCGGCCACGCCCGCTGGCAGAACAACCCCTTCGCGGCGGACAACCCCGGCCAGGGGGCGGTCTCCCGGCCCGGTATCGCGGCGCTCGACCCGATCAACGGCCTGCCGCTGTCGTGGAACCCGACCAGGGACCGCGGTGTCGGCGTCTTCGACCTGCTGCCGACCCCGGCCGGACTGTGGGTCGGTTCGGACACCGACCGGATCGGCGCCTCGGAGTACCACGCCCGGATCGCGTTCTTCCCGCTCACGGGTGGCGGCACGATCCCGCTGGGTAACACGCCGACCCTGCCGAACAACCTGTTCGTCGCCGGTCGCCGGGGCGGGAACATTCTCCTCCCGACCTACGACAACACGATCAGCAAGTCGTCGTACAACGGCACCACCGCATCACCGCTCACCTCGGTGCCCGCCGGTGGCATCACCTGGAGCAACAACCGGGGCGCGTTCATGCTCAACGGCCAGCTGTACGCCGGCTGGTCCAACGGAACGTTCGACCGGCGCACCTTCGACGGCACCACCTTCGGGGCACCGACCGCGGTGAACACCGGTGACCTGCTCACCAACATGTCCACCTGGCACAGCAGTGAACAGCCGAACATCACCGGGATGTTCTTCAACTCGGGGCGGATCTACTTCACCCGGTCCGGTCAGTCGAACCTGTACTACCGGTACTTCACCCCGGAGAGCGACGTGGTCGGCGCGAACGTCTTCACCGCGACCGGCAACGTCACCGGTATCACCTGGTCGACCGTCACCGGCATGTTCCTGGCCGGCAACCAGCTGTACTGGGCCCAGTCCGGTGACAGCACGCTGCGGCGGATGACCTTCAACCCCGCGACCGGTGCACCAGTGGCCGGCACAGCAGTCACGCTGAACACGGGCGGCATCGACTGGCGCTCCCGGACGCTGTTCCTCTACCAGGACCCGACCGGTCAAGGCCCGAACCAGTTGCCGACGGCCCAGGCCGCGGTCAACTGCACCGATCTGGACTGCACCTACTCCTCGGCCGGTTCGTCCGACCCGGACGGCACCATCGCGTCGTACGCGTGGACCTTCGGTGACGGCGGCACCAGTACGGACGCCAACCCGTCGCACCACTACGCGGCAGCGGGCACGTACTCGGTCGGTCTGACCGTGACCGACAACCGTGGCGGCACCAACACCAAGACGGTGAGCAAGGTGGTCACGCACGTGAACACGTTGCCGGTGGCCACCTTCGGGGAGTCCTGCAACAGCCTGACGTGTTCGTTCGACGGATCCGCGTCGAGCGACGCCGACGGCCCGATCGCCGGTTACGCCTGGAACTTCGGGGACAGCTCGACCGGCAGCGGCGCGACGACTTCACACACGTACGCCGCCAGCGGGACCTACACGGCCAGCCTCACGGTGACCGACGGCGACGGTGGCACCAACACCACCTCGCACCAGGTCACGGTGACCCGGATCAACCAGGGCCCGACGGCGAGCTTCACCACGAACTGCACCGATCTCGGCTGCAGCGTGGACGGCTCGGGGTCCAACGACCCGGACGGCACGCTGACCGGGTACGCGTGGGACTTCGGTGACTCCACTACCGGCAGCGGGGTGACGACATCGCACACCTACGCGGCAGCGGGGACGTACACCATCGGCCTGACGGTGACGGACAACGACGGCGCGACGGCATCGACCACCAAGTCGGTCGCGGTGGTCGACCCGGCCAAGTCGGTGGACTTCGTCGGAGCCAGCCGGGTCAACGGCAACGCGGCAGCCTTCACCAACACGGTGCCGGCAGCCGTCACAGCAGGGGACACGCTGCTGCTGTTCTTCAGCGACAACGACCCGCTTCCGACCGTCAACGGTCCGGCGGGCTGGACGCAGGTCGAGACGGTGGGCTCCACCAACCAGAACGGCCGGCTGTGGCGGAAGACCGCGACGGCAACCGATGCGGGGACCGCGGTCGCGGTGACCACCTCAGCAGCCACGAAGGCGGATGCCACCCTGCTCGCGTACCGCGGTGCGGCTTCGATCTCCAACTCCGCGACCGGCAGCGAGACGCTCACCCAGGCGGCGCACACCACGCCGACGCTCACCACGGCCACTGTCGGTGGCCGCCTGGTCAGCTACTGGGCGGAGAAGTCGTCGCTCACCACTACGCTGTCCACGCCGGCCGGGACGACCTCCCGGGCGACCAGCACGGGGGCCGGCTCCGGCCGGATCACCGCACTGGCAGTGGACAGCAACAGCCCGGTCGTCCCGGGCACCGTCGGCGGGCTCACCTCGACCGCGGACTCGACGTCTTCCAAGGCGTTGATGTTCACGGTGGTGCTCGCGCCGAACTGA
- a CDS encoding PKD domain-containing protein, protein MRRSVCSVMLAIALAVTAWNVEVQASQAVHLSQDRVVSADPANFTPNVLDGSVESIQQVGTTILIGGNFHQIQASTGGPVLTRNNLAAFDATTGAISTTFVPNPDGEVTTIIPSGDGSTVYIGGYFNNVSGAGSPSTARINVSTGARITAFKPPKLDGRIKDMRLVGNRLWLAGYFTTVEDQPQVALATVNAATGAFDPFMGLAIAGVHNGGVTTVMKMDVTPDGSELVAIGNFNDVEGVQHHQALMLNLTGTSAAVENWQTNFYNTGCSGAFQTYMRDLDISPDGSYFVISTTGAYGGANVACDSTSRWETSARGSNLSYRWVDNTGGDTTYAVAATGTAVYVGGHQRWQNNPFAGDSPGPGAVSRQGIAALDPANGLPFSWNPTRERGVGVFDLYSTSTGLWVGSDTEHLGANFEYHPRIAFFPIAGGTVVKPNNTPWLPNNVYQAGPRGPAASPSILYRVNAAGDSIGATDGGSDWAVDTNDSPDSHHGAGSNTAGYSPVPNVSASVPASTPRAVFDSERWGAQTWSFPVPNGVPLQVRLYFANRYSGTSSVGQRVFDVSLEGATVLDNYDIVADAGDQTGTMKSFDLTSDGTVNLSLSNVVENPLINGIEIVRTDLTDTGAADAVTKTAYDGTTFGAHASTPNGGIGWRDNRGAFMLNGVLYAGSSNGSFTRRTYDGTTFGAATTINTADALVPMADWHSEVSQISGMFFDAGRLYYTLAGQSNLYYRYFTPESGVVGSYRFTATSNVAGVDFSKVNGMFITSSSIYWASSVDGNLRRSDWSSAIGAPTGSSTTVSTDDWRAHTLFLYQSTNGTPPNQSPTAQVGVTCNDLNCTYSSAGSTDPDGTITSYAWNFGDGGTDTGASPAHRYPAAGTYTVTLTVTDNDGGTGQATQPVSVTHVNATPTASFTVSCGGLTCSVDASGSSDPDGPLASYAWTFGDGGTATGVTASHTYAGTGTFTVGLTVNDGNGGTDSTTRSATANSDPVTFKGSDNLNANVSQFTVTVPSAVSAGDLLLLLFTDNDPVPTVTGPAGWTLVQTASSTNQNGRVWRRTATAADAGSLVRVNTSAVTKADTTLLAYSGISGTTPVAASAAGSETVTRAAHTTPTVASSVSGARLVSYWGEKSSATTAMVPPAGMTTRASSSGSGSGRITSLTGDSGPLAAGTLGGLTATADSTSAKALMFSIVVAPS, encoded by the coding sequence GTGCGAAGAAGTGTCTGTTCCGTCATGCTCGCGATCGCCTTGGCGGTCACTGCCTGGAACGTTGAGGTGCAAGCGAGCCAGGCCGTCCACCTCAGCCAGGACCGGGTCGTCAGTGCCGATCCGGCGAACTTCACGCCCAATGTGCTGGACGGTTCGGTGGAGTCGATCCAGCAGGTCGGCACCACGATCCTGATCGGTGGCAACTTCCACCAGATCCAGGCATCGACCGGGGGGCCGGTGCTGACCAGGAACAACCTGGCCGCGTTCGACGCGACCACCGGGGCGATCAGCACCACGTTCGTGCCGAACCCCGACGGCGAGGTGACCACGATCATCCCGTCCGGTGACGGCTCGACGGTCTACATCGGCGGCTACTTCAACAACGTCAGCGGTGCCGGCTCACCGAGCACCGCGCGGATCAACGTCAGCACCGGCGCGCGGATCACCGCGTTCAAGCCGCCGAAGCTGGACGGCCGGATCAAGGACATGCGCCTGGTCGGCAACCGGCTCTGGCTGGCCGGCTACTTCACCACGGTGGAGGACCAGCCACAGGTCGCACTCGCCACCGTCAACGCGGCCACCGGTGCCTTCGACCCGTTCATGGGGTTGGCGATCGCCGGCGTCCACAACGGCGGCGTCACCACGGTGATGAAGATGGACGTCACCCCGGACGGCAGCGAACTCGTTGCGATCGGCAACTTCAACGACGTCGAAGGCGTCCAGCACCACCAGGCGCTCATGCTGAACCTCACCGGCACGAGCGCGGCGGTGGAGAACTGGCAGACGAACTTCTACAACACCGGCTGCTCTGGCGCCTTCCAGACCTACATGCGCGACCTGGACATCTCGCCGGACGGTTCGTACTTCGTCATCTCGACCACCGGCGCGTACGGCGGGGCCAACGTGGCTTGCGACTCCACCTCCCGCTGGGAGACCAGCGCTCGCGGCAGCAACCTGTCGTACCGGTGGGTCGACAACACGGGCGGTGACACCACGTACGCCGTGGCCGCCACCGGCACCGCCGTCTACGTAGGCGGCCACCAACGCTGGCAGAACAACCCGTTCGCGGGCGACAGCCCCGGCCCGGGTGCCGTTTCCCGGCAGGGGATCGCGGCGCTCGACCCGGCGAACGGACTGCCGTTCTCCTGGAACCCGACGCGTGAGCGGGGCGTCGGCGTCTTCGACCTGTACTCGACCTCGACCGGCCTCTGGGTCGGCTCGGACACCGAGCACCTGGGCGCGAACTTCGAGTACCACCCGCGGATCGCGTTCTTCCCGATCGCCGGCGGCACCGTGGTGAAGCCGAACAACACACCCTGGCTGCCGAACAACGTCTACCAGGCCGGTCCTCGCGGCCCGGCTGCCAGCCCGAGCATCCTCTACCGGGTCAACGCGGCCGGTGACTCGATCGGCGCCACCGACGGCGGCTCCGACTGGGCGGTCGACACCAACGACTCGCCGGACTCACATCATGGCGCGGGCAGCAACACCGCCGGCTACAGCCCGGTCCCGAACGTCAGCGCCAGTGTCCCGGCATCCACTCCAAGGGCGGTCTTCGACAGCGAGCGATGGGGTGCGCAGACCTGGAGCTTCCCGGTTCCGAACGGCGTACCGCTGCAGGTCCGGCTGTACTTCGCGAACCGCTACTCCGGCACCTCGTCGGTCGGCCAGCGCGTCTTCGACGTGTCGCTCGAGGGCGCCACGGTGCTCGACAACTACGACATCGTCGCCGACGCCGGTGACCAGACCGGCACGATGAAGTCATTCGACCTCACCAGCGACGGCACGGTGAACCTCAGCCTGAGCAACGTGGTGGAGAACCCGCTGATCAACGGCATCGAGATCGTCCGCACCGACCTGACCGACACCGGTGCCGCCGATGCGGTCACCAAGACGGCGTACGACGGGACGACCTTCGGCGCGCACGCGTCGACACCCAACGGCGGGATCGGCTGGCGCGACAACCGGGGCGCCTTCATGCTCAACGGCGTCCTGTACGCCGGTTCGTCGAACGGCAGCTTCACCCGCCGGACGTACGACGGCACCACCTTCGGTGCGGCGACGACGATCAACACCGCCGACGCGCTGGTCCCGATGGCCGACTGGCACAGCGAGGTGAGCCAGATCAGCGGGATGTTCTTCGACGCGGGCAGGCTCTACTACACGCTGGCCGGCCAGTCGAACCTGTACTACCGGTACTTCACCCCGGAGAGCGGAGTAGTCGGCTCCTACCGGTTCACCGCGACCAGCAACGTGGCCGGCGTCGATTTCTCCAAGGTGAACGGAATGTTCATCACGTCCTCGTCGATCTACTGGGCGAGTTCGGTGGACGGCAACCTGCGGCGCTCCGACTGGTCGTCCGCGATCGGTGCACCGACCGGTTCGTCGACCACGGTGTCCACCGACGACTGGCGGGCGCACACGCTGTTCCTGTACCAGTCCACCAACGGCACCCCGCCGAACCAGTCGCCGACCGCGCAGGTGGGAGTCACCTGCAACGACCTCAACTGCACGTACTCCTCGGCGGGCTCGACGGATCCGGACGGCACCATCACGTCGTACGCGTGGAACTTCGGTGACGGGGGCACGGACACCGGCGCGAGCCCGGCACACCGCTATCCGGCGGCCGGGACGTACACGGTGACGTTGACCGTGACGGACAACGACGGCGGCACCGGTCAGGCGACGCAGCCGGTCTCGGTGACCCACGTCAACGCGACACCGACAGCGTCGTTCACCGTCTCGTGCGGCGGCCTGACCTGTTCGGTGGACGCATCGGGATCGAGTGATCCTGACGGCCCGCTCGCTTCCTACGCATGGACGTTCGGTGACGGCGGTACGGCGACCGGCGTGACGGCGTCGCACACCTATGCCGGCACTGGCACCTTCACTGTCGGCCTCACGGTCAACGACGGCAACGGTGGCACCGACAGCACCACTCGATCGGCGACGGCGAACTCGGATCCCGTGACCTTCAAGGGCTCCGACAACCTGAACGCGAACGTGTCACAGTTCACGGTGACCGTTCCATCCGCGGTGTCCGCCGGTGATCTGCTGTTGCTCTTGTTCACCGACAACGACCCGGTGCCGACGGTGACCGGGCCGGCCGGCTGGACCTTGGTCCAGACCGCGTCGTCGACGAACCAGAACGGCCGGGTCTGGCGCAGGACGGCGACGGCTGCCGACGCCGGCAGCCTGGTCCGGGTGAACACGTCGGCGGTCACCAAGGCCGACACCACCCTGCTGGCGTACTCGGGAATCTCCGGTACGACGCCGGTAGCGGCCTCCGCGGCCGGTAGCGAGACGGTCACCCGGGCGGCACACACGACGCCGACCGTGGCGTCGTCGGTGTCGGGTGCCCGGCTGGTCAGCTACTGGGGCGAGAAGTCGTCCGCGACGACGGCGATGGTGCCGCCGGCCGGGATGACGACCCGGGCGTCCTCGAGTGGTTCCGGCTCCGGCCGGATCACGTCGCTCACCGGGGACAGCGGACCGCTGGCCGCCGGCACTCTCGGCGGACTGACCGCCACCGCCGACTCCACGTCGGCGAAGGCACTGATGTTCAGCATCGTGGTCGCACCAAGCTGA
- a CDS encoding PKD domain-containing protein — protein MRSRVVSVVLAIAVAVMAWVIPVQASQAVHVPQDRVVSDDPANFTPNVLNGSVKAILQVGNMILIGGDFTQIQASTGGTVLTRNNLAAFDATTGAISTTFVPNPDGLVTTIIPSTDSTTVYIGGYFNNVSGASSPSTARINATTGALDTTFKAPKLNGRIKDMRLVGNRLWLAGYFTTVQSQPQVALATVNATTGAYDPFMTLAIAGLHNGGVTTVIKMDVAPDGGHLVAIGNFDTIQGVQHHQVFMLNLTGATATVENWQTNFYNTACSRSFETYMRDLDFSPDGSYFVLSTTGAYGGAGTACDSTARFNTDARGTNLGYYWLDNTGGDTTYAVAITGTAVYVGGHQRWQNNPFAGDSPGQGAVSRQGIAALDPANGLPFSWNPTRERGVGVFDLFPTSAGLWVGSDTEHLGANFEYHPRIAFFPLAGGTVIAPNLTPTLPSDIYLAGPRNPASDLINRTPYDGTTFGARTAVGAGGILWGNNRGAFMLNGFLYAGWSDGSFNRRSYNGSAFGAAAAMNTGDLIVNMSTWHSEVTQITGLFFDAGRIYYTLAGQTSLFYRYFTPSSGVVGAARFTATGNVAGITWSQMNGMFVSGGSIYWASSAGGGLRRAGWSSATGVPTGTSVVVSTDEWRARSLFLFQGDGAPANQPPVARLGATCSNLSCSFSSAGSTDPDGTITSYAWTFGDGGTANVPSPSHVYAAAGTYPVTLTVTDNDGAPGQTSQNVTVSQTAGAVTFVGSNGVNTNATQFPVTVPAGVAAGDLLLLFFSDNDPVPTVTGPAGWTQVQTIASSGQSGRVWRKLATAADAGTQALVATSTLTKANATLVAYRGTNGTVSASAAGSETVLQATHTTPTVTATVDGSRLISYWGEKSSATTTLAPPAGMAVRVSTTGTGSGRITSLTGDSGPLAPGTVGGLTATADSSSAKVMMFSVVVAPA, from the coding sequence GTGCGTAGCCGTGTAGTTTCTGTCGTGCTCGCGATCGCCGTGGCGGTCATGGCCTGGGTGATTCCGGTCCAGGCAAGTCAGGCTGTCCATGTTCCGCAGGACCGGGTGGTGAGCGACGACCCGGCCAACTTCACACCGAACGTCCTGAACGGCTCGGTGAAGGCGATCCTCCAGGTCGGCAACATGATCCTGATCGGTGGCGACTTCACCCAGATCCAGGCCTCCACCGGCGGAACCGTGCTGACCCGGAACAACCTGGCCGCCTTCGACGCGACCACCGGGGCGATCAGCACCACCTTCGTGCCGAACCCGGACGGTTTGGTCACCACGATCATCCCGTCGACCGACAGCACCACGGTCTACATCGGCGGTTACTTCAACAACGTCAGTGGCGCCAGTTCGCCCAGTACGGCGCGGATCAACGCCACCACCGGAGCGCTGGACACCACTTTCAAGGCGCCCAAGCTGAACGGCCGGATCAAGGACATGCGCCTGGTCGGCAACCGGCTCTGGCTGGCCGGCTACTTCACCACCGTGCAGAGCCAGCCGCAGGTCGCGCTGGCCACGGTGAACGCGACGACCGGCGCCTACGACCCGTTCATGACGCTGGCGATCGCCGGCCTGCACAACGGCGGCGTGACGACCGTGATCAAGATGGACGTCGCCCCGGACGGCGGTCACTTGGTGGCCATCGGCAACTTCGACACGATCCAGGGCGTCCAGCATCACCAGGTCTTCATGCTGAACCTCACCGGCGCCACCGCGACGGTAGAGAACTGGCAGACGAACTTCTACAACACCGCGTGCTCACGGTCCTTCGAGACCTACATGCGGGACCTGGACTTCTCGCCGGACGGCTCGTACTTCGTCCTCTCGACCACCGGTGCCTACGGCGGCGCGGGTACGGCGTGTGACTCGACCGCGCGCTTCAACACCGATGCCAGAGGCACCAACCTCGGCTACTACTGGCTCGACAACACCGGCGGTGACACCACGTACGCGGTGGCGATCACCGGTACGGCCGTCTATGTCGGCGGCCACCAACGCTGGCAGAACAACCCGTTCGCGGGCGACAGCCCCGGCCAGGGAGCGGTCTCCCGGCAGGGCATCGCGGCACTCGACCCGGCGAACGGGCTGCCCTTCTCCTGGAACCCGACCAGGGAACGCGGCGTGGGCGTCTTCGATCTGTTCCCGACCTCGGCCGGTCTGTGGGTCGGCTCGGACACCGAGCACCTCGGGGCCAACTTCGAGTACCACCCGCGGATCGCGTTCTTCCCGCTCGCGGGCGGCACCGTGATCGCGCCGAACCTGACGCCCACCTTGCCGAGCGACATCTACCTGGCTGGACCACGCAACCCCGCGTCCGACCTGATCAACCGCACGCCGTACGACGGCACGACCTTCGGCGCCAGAACCGCGGTCGGTGCGGGCGGGATCCTCTGGGGGAACAACCGGGGCGCCTTCATGCTCAACGGCTTCCTGTACGCCGGTTGGTCCGACGGCAGCTTCAACCGGCGCAGCTACAACGGCAGCGCCTTCGGGGCCGCGGCGGCGATGAACACCGGTGACCTGATCGTCAACATGAGCACCTGGCACAGCGAGGTCACACAGATCACCGGCCTGTTCTTCGATGCCGGCCGGATCTACTACACCCTCGCGGGCCAGACGAGCTTGTTCTACCGGTACTTCACGCCGTCGAGTGGTGTCGTCGGCGCGGCGCGGTTCACCGCGACCGGCAACGTCGCGGGCATCACCTGGTCGCAGATGAACGGCATGTTCGTCAGCGGCGGCTCGATCTACTGGGCGAGCTCGGCCGGCGGCGGTCTGCGGCGAGCAGGCTGGTCCAGTGCGACCGGCGTACCGACAGGGACCTCTGTCGTCGTGTCCACCGACGAGTGGCGCGCGCGGTCGCTGTTCCTGTTCCAGGGCGACGGAGCACCGGCGAACCAGCCGCCGGTGGCGCGACTCGGCGCGACCTGCAGCAACCTGAGCTGCAGCTTCTCGTCCGCGGGCTCGACGGACCCGGACGGCACGATCACGTCGTACGCATGGACCTTCGGTGACGGTGGCACCGCCAACGTCCCGAGCCCAAGCCACGTGTACGCCGCGGCCGGCACCTACCCGGTCACGCTGACCGTGACGGACAACGACGGGGCGCCGGGTCAGACGTCGCAGAACGTCACGGTGAGCCAGACGGCTGGGGCCGTGACCTTCGTGGGCTCCAACGGAGTGAACACGAACGCGACCCAGTTCCCGGTGACAGTGCCAGCCGGTGTAGCCGCCGGTGACCTGCTACTGCTCTTCTTCTCCGACAACGATCCGGTGCCGACAGTGACCGGACCGGCCGGCTGGACCCAGGTTCAGACCATCGCCTCGAGCGGGCAGAGCGGCCGGGTCTGGCGCAAACTCGCGACCGCTGCCGACGCCGGGACGCAGGCTCTGGTGGCGACCTCCACACTCACGAAGGCCAACGCCACTCTGGTGGCCTACCGTGGGACCAACGGCACGGTGTCTGCGTCCGCGGCCGGCAGCGAGACCGTCCTGCAGGCAACCCACACCACGCCGACCGTGACAGCGACGGTGGACGGTTCGCGCCTGATCAGCTACTGGGGTGAGAAGTCCTCCGCGACGACAACGCTGGCCCCACCGGCCGGAATGGCGGTGCGGGTCTCCACGACCGGTACCGGGTCCGGCCGGATCACCTCGCTCACCGGGGACAGCGGACCGCTGGCCCCGGGCACAGTGGGCGGTCTGACCGCGACGGCGGACTCCAGCTCGGCCAAGGTGATGATGTTCAGCGTTGTGGTCGCCCCTGCCTAA